ATAAGTGCCAAGCTGTTTGTATATCATTTACTTGTAATCTCTAACGAATTTGCGGTAATAGATAATATCTTCGATAGTAAGAACCGCTAAATCGTGTTGTTGTGCAAAGCTAATGATTTTGTCCTGTTTCGCCATACTGCCATCTTCGTTCATTAACTCGCAGAGAACGGCTTCCGGCTGTAAACCTGCCAGTTTCATTAAATCGACACTGCCTTCTGTATGGCCATTTCTTTCGAGAACGCCGTTGTTTTTGGCGCGTAACGGAAAAATATGTCCGGGTCTTGCGAGATCTTCCGGTATTGCGTTTGCAGCAATTGCCGTTTTAATAGTAGTGATGCGATCTTTTGCCGATACGCCTGTCGTAACCCCTTTTCTGGCTTCAATAGTAATGGTAAAGGGTGTTTGAAAACTACTGGTGTTTTCTTTTACCATGTAAGGAAGTTCCAGTTCATCGGCTTTTTCATTGGTTAAACACAAACAAACAATACCACTGCATTCACGGATCATCAAAGCCATATCCGGAACATTCATATGATGGGCAGAAAAGATCAGGTCGCCTTCGTTTTCGCGGTTTTCGTCATCGGTTACAATAATTCCTTTTCCGTTTCTGAGTTGTTCCAGGGCATTTTCAACACGTTCTTTAGAGGTTAATCCAAACTGCACTAACGGACTTAATTTGGTACTTATCATGATATTCTGTTTTGAAACTTTAAAAATAATTGTGTTTCAAAAGTACAGTTGTGTGCGATGTAAAAGTTTGATATAAGTCAATAAATCGGGCTGTTTTAAAATAAAAACCTCCAAAATCAAAAGTGATTTCGGAGGTTTCAACAACTAACAAACTAATTCTAAAATTTTATAGTCAAAGAAGCTTTAAATGTTCTTGGTGACTGCGGGTTAAAGAAGTCTCCCCAATAGAT
This portion of the Flavobacterium gelatinilyticum genome encodes:
- the ribB gene encoding 3,4-dihydroxy-2-butanone-4-phosphate synthase, coding for MISTKLSPLVQFGLTSKERVENALEQLRNGKGIIVTDDENRENEGDLIFSAHHMNVPDMALMIRECSGIVCLCLTNEKADELELPYMVKENTSSFQTPFTITIEARKGVTTGVSAKDRITTIKTAIAANAIPEDLARPGHIFPLRAKNNGVLERNGHTEGSVDLMKLAGLQPEAVLCELMNEDGSMAKQDKIISFAQQHDLAVLTIEDIIYYRKFVRDYK